In the genome of Bacteroidota bacterium, the window GATCCCTGCTTCCTTCAGGAAGTTGGAAAAATTTCCGCTTAATCAAAACTTAAAAATAGACAGAAAGAAATTAGAAATTATTTGCTTCTCATAATAAGAATGGATTTCTATAAATGCCTGAGCAATTCTTTAAGTTCCTTGTCAGATAAATCTTCTTTTTGCGACTTGTCGTAAATAGTAAGTAAAAAAACATTGTCTGAGGCTATCTTTACACAAGTAATAATTCTTGCTCCCCCTGATTTTCCTTTACCTTTGCTTGTAATTGAAATGCGTATTTTATAGCAGTCCATTCCTAAAGGCTGCCCTTGTTTAGGTTCAATTTCAAGGGATTCTGTAAGATAACTTAAATCAGTTTTTAGTGAAGGGTATTTTTTTAGTAAAGCTTTTGAATCCCTTTCAAATCCTTTGGTAATGATAATATTATAGCTCATTTAGAAAGTCTTTGGCAGATTTGGCCTTCATTTCACCTTTTTCAATGAGTTCTACTTCTTTAATACCTTCCTTTATATCCTTCCATATTTCTCTTTTGTAAGGGGAAAGCCTTTCTTCCAATTCGAGAAGTTTGCTTTTCTTTTCATCTACTTGAATGAAAGGAAAGTTCTTAATTAACTTCATGAAGAATTTGTACTCATTTTCGGATATGTTTATAACAATTTGCCTCATAAAATATAAGTTTGTAACTATCGGTTTGATTTAATTCAATCCCAAATTATTATTTGCAAAATACCCATGAATGTATTATTAATTATCTTATTTAAAGGATTAATTTGCTTAACTTCAGATGCATAACTTGGGATTCATTCATTTTAACTATACAAATTTAATACATACAGTCCAATGTCCTGAAATTCTTTACGATTAAATTTATTTCAGGATAATCCATTACTTTTGACATTTTAGGAACAATTATATTTCCAGTTCTTTGTAAAATATACAATAATATGGAAAAAGGCAATAACCAGAATTCTAACGAGTTTTCGTTCTTTAATATATTCCACTCCTATATAACTACAGCATTAAAGGAAAAGCTGGAACTTTTCGGAATAAAAAGTGAGGAAGTGAAGGGCGATTTCGACCTTGTTAAAAGCGGATTGATGGATTCAATGTCGTTCGTGGACTTTATAGGAGATATGGAGCGGCATTTTGGGAAGGAAATTGATTTCGATAAGGTGATGGATGACGAAAACTTTACTACATTGGATGGATTGATTAAGCTTTTTCAGGATGAAAGATCTTAGTATTTCTCTTGCCAATTCCTCTGATGAGGATCTTTTCCGGGATCTGCTGCCTCTTTTCGACCAGATGTACGGAGAATTCAAAGCTATGGGCATCATGTTGAATCCTGCTGCAGATGCGGCTCAACGATGGACTTCTTCTATCCGGAAAACCCTGGGACGTTTTGGAACCCTGGCTCTTGCGCGTAAGGATGACCTTCTCGTTGGTTTTGCCCACGCCGCTTTATCGATGCCGCCGGATTACCTGATGGCCGGGAAAACAGGCGTGATCACACATGTCTTTGTGATGCCCGAATTGCGTGGTGAAGGAATTGCCGGCCTGTTGGTCACCAGGCTGGAATCCTGGCTCCGG includes:
- a CDS encoding type II toxin-antitoxin system RelE/ParE family toxin; the encoded protein is MSYNIIITKGFERDSKALLKKYPSLKTDLSYLTESLEIEPKQGQPLGMDCYKIRISITSKGKGKSGGARIITCVKIASDNVFLLTIYDKSQKEDLSDKELKELLRHL
- a CDS encoding acyl carrier protein; the protein is MEKGNNQNSNEFSFFNIFHSYITTALKEKLELFGIKSEEVKGDFDLVKSGLMDSMSFVDFIGDMERHFGKEIDFDKVMDDENFTTLDGLIKLFQDERS
- a CDS encoding GNAT family N-acetyltransferase — protein: MKDLSISLANSSDEDLFRDLLPLFDQMYGEFKAMGIMLNPAADAAQRWTSSIRKTLGRFGTLALARKDDLLVGFAHAALSMPPDYLMAGKTGVITHVFVMPELRGEGIAGLLVTRLESWLREQNVRSVELQVLKGNSNGITFWEKSGYSAELIQYRKFFREE